CCCACGTATTTCATTtaagttttaaaatatttgccaccaatgattttatttattcatttaattgtCATCCAAGAGAAACCGACGACTTATGAGTGTGGTTCACCAACACTGCCGTCCATAcggtaacaattttttttccagataATTGAAaccctctttctctctctctctcactcttcTCTTAGTATGGTGGTGGTGTGTGGTGACGGTGGAGAGATGCAGACCGGGAAATAATGAGAACAAATATTGAACTTTGTTCTTTGACAAAAGTGCCCCTCTTTTTAAAGTTGAAATGACAACGATATTGTTGTGTACTTGTGTGCAAATAACAAAGCTTCACACAAAAATCTTCACAATGCACTATTTTGTGGGATAAGAATCGCTCTCTtcgaccttatttataagcaaaaaccaacaaaaactTTTGACCTTAAATATACGCAAAAGTTACCAAAATTAagtttatttaatgttattattctTAATAAGTAacttcttaataagtgtgcaaatggacatatttgcttataaaagagGCTAGAGGGAGTATTTATCTTTGAATAGTCATATTTGTTGGTCAATTTAATCCATAAAATTACCATTAAATAAGATAGCAGTCATGCTCTCGAGTCTTCCTGGTGGGTATAACTTTTAATCAagctttacttacctcgcaaCCAAACTCCGAATTATCAGAGTCTCTTTCTTTGAGTGGGAAATTGAGggttaataataaaaattgaacaatCGTTGGATGGAGTTCAACAGTTGCCGAAAAGTAGAGTTCCCGCCACATCATAGTGCGCACTACCCACATCGAGTATGACTTTGTTCCATTTACTATCTCTCATGTTTTGTCTATTTATGAGAGAGATAAACACAAACGATAGATTAATGATATTCATTTAACAAGTGGATCACACTAATATGTTcatatcttttttataaattgacAACAAATAGAGGATAATAAATGGAGCAAAGCCAAACTCGGCCACATCGGCCTAGTGTCTTGCAAAGTGAGAACTCCGTTATTACACGCTAAAAGTGACATTATTCAAGGGAATTTAGGGTCTTTTTGATGGTTTTAAGCTTTGGAATAAGTGAGAATTACATGGACTAAGTATGTAGCTTCTATAGCAAGAAAATGAAGGAAAACTGAGGTTGCTCTCTACCACTTACGCCCGGGGCGCAGGAATTGGCGCATGGGGCGCAGAACGAGCCTATGGGCGAAGATCTGGCAGACAATGCTATAAAAAAGCTGTTATTGCATCAGGAAAGGGGTTACACAATTTGGGAACGAAATTGGTGGTGGTTTGAAGCATTGGAACTCAAAGCAAGGGGTCTAACTCAAAGATTGAAGTGAAGAAACAAGATCCATCACGATGATTCTTCCTTCATCACTCATTGTAATCTCTAGTTTCTTCATGGATTGCCAAACTCTTATGATTGGATCTTGAGGGGACTCTACTCTACCTTAATTGAACCATGTAAACATTCGATTCTCTCTATATGAATTTGGTAGTAGTTTCATTTGATTATTCTTTGTGTTTATAATGCTTCATATTGTTTGGACAATTATATGATAAATTTGATGATTGATTTTATCATGAGAATGAGAATTAGTCATTGATCTAGGAATGATTGAGCAATTGATAGTTACTTTAAAGATATTGAATTATTGATTGTGATTATAGGATTAAAGTTCTTAAAAACCTCACTCAATCACTAACCCACCTAAGAGATTAGgacccgtttggtgcgcaggatagcatagtgacaggataggatataaaacaggataaggataggatatgataacagcaagataacagttatactcagttatcatatcctgtgtttggtgcacacaagataacaaacatgataactattatattttgtttttaatagctcataataatatgataagatatataacatatttaaatgacaatgacaaaattactattgtaaaacaattgttatttttttaaaattattttgtaatacttttaattttataaataaaaatatgaataagtaatcaaataactttatataatttcaaataaaaattatgagaaaataatcaagtttaattttttatatgaatcatgatcaaataaataactcaataatatatacatgttagataagccaaataaatatatgatatatctcatacgtaaataataaaactactattacaaaagaattatatttaattttttataaaatttaaattaatatccctatttgtcaattttttaataatcattttactttaaaatattgtaattttagtaaaattttgattttttagaatttataaattacaaaattacccctatgagaaaatcacatatatatttaaaaattaattattttattatttatattttattaattttatttgatgtattttaaaatatattttataaaataaatcagtaatttttttttcttatcctatcatgccggtaacccagctcaaattcaggataagaattataactagagagacaggataggataaacttcaggattaacttatcatatcctactgtatcaccaaacactggattgcggcaggatatgatacatttatcctatcttgtctcttatcctgtgcaccaaacgggtcCTGGGTTAATGATAGAGTGAGAGGATTATGCTTCAATAGAGATTGAGCACAATCATCTTGGTTGATCTAATTTTGAAACTATTTGCTTAATTCATTGAAATTGAACATGTTTACCAATTGAGAGTTTGAATAGATGATCCGAAGAGATTCAATCGCCCGCCAACCGTTCAATAAAATTCCATTATTCGTTTTCAACAAATTCTTATGAACAAAACTCCCcaaatattcttttattttcttttaggctatgtttggattgatggaaagtggtggaatggaatggagtggagtGGGGATAAAGCCagattccattgtttggttttgtacaaaatgaatggaatggaatggagtaTGATGGAACTCATTCCATCCAATACCACTCAttccttcaatttttcattCCATCCAATTTGGGGTGCATTCAATGGAATGAAAcacattaataatataattacaaTTTTGTCCCTACTCTTCTCTTCTATTACATGCTTGCACTTCTCTTCACATTTCTTCTTCATCGTTTGTCCTTTAACTGTGTGCAACTCGTTGCATTGctaatttgattttgttatatatatatatatgggggctgctaacttagacccagttgggtctaagttagcaaggtgcaccttttcagttggacaaaaatacccatttttttaatttttgaaagaatagagcaacaggggcatttctgtaatttacccaacagtacacgcgcccccaccttcttttcccaccccccaggacacgtggcagcgtgttaGTGGACAAAATccgcgcgcgtgcatcacacgcgccgacagacGCGCGTGGTGGAaggatgacgcggagagagaaagctttttgaaaaggcaggccacgtgtcagcatatgattggctgcgttaatttttttccatttaatactttaaactcaattatttcgtcgtaaattaattttttattttttattttttataccaaaattcataatttttttttctctacaaatagagacttggttcgtttgatttggacacagaaaaaaaaacccaatttttcactacctaaatctcatttttcactaccttacatcaactcacttaAACCATTCTActaggaaaatggtttcagagtacaaatctctgaaaccattctacatgctaaatggtttcagaagcaaataactaataatcaacttactgaaaccattctaccagcaaaatggtttctgattacaactctctgaaaccattgtaccagataaatggtttcagaagcaaacacaattaataaattactcactgaaaccattttaccagtaaaatggtttcagaatacaactatgtgcaactattctacaagctaaatggtttcagaagcaaataactaataatcaacttactgaaaccattctaccagcaaaatggtttcagattacaactctctgaaaccattgtaccagataaatggtttcagaagcaaacacaattaataaattactcactgaaaccattctaccagtaaaatggtttcagaatacaactatgtgcaaccattctacaagctaaatggtttcagaagcaaataactaataaccaacttactgaaaccattctaccagcaaaatggtttcagattacaactctctgaaaccattgtaccagataaatggtttcagaagcaaacacaattaataaattactcattgaaaccattctaccagtaaaatggtttcagaatacaactatgtgcaaccattctaccagtaaaatggtttcagaagcaaacattagtttttaattaccgttttatctcatttaattaactaaaaatagtttcaggtctccaaaaatttcataaaatataccaaaagttccagaatattatctactattttcctggtataatggtttcagtgagttggttgagtggtgcgtgttaaattacaacacacaagtaacgtatttagtagacaaaaaatgagattaaggtagtgaaaaattgcgttttttttctgtgtccaaatcaaacgaaccaagtctctatttgtagacaaaaaaaaattatgaattttggtataaaaataaaaaaataatttacaacgaaataattgagttcaaagtattaaatgaacaaaaatcacgcccagccaaccattgtgtgacacgtgtcctacttttaaaaagcaaatttttctctctccaggttgtaatccagtgtggcgcaggcgctggaatctgatggatcaggatgatctgggctgtctgattgatcagacagtcttgatgagatcagatcttggctgtctgatggaaatcaacggtctgtaaccatggtccttcggtacgcgcgcgacactggatccgcgtctattaatggtttcagaaggtggggcgcgtgtatatggttggtaaaattacagaaatgcccctgttgctctattctttcaaaaattaaaagaatgggtattttggtccaattgaaaatgtgcaccttgctaacttagacctaactagggtctaagttagaaaacccctatatatatatatatatatatatatatatatatatatatatatatatatatatatatatatatatatatatatatatatatatatacacgttattcattttttatttagtatTAGATATGATAAACTCGTATTATAATTTTGTGACCTTGTACTCATGTTGGTTTAGGAATTCTTATatggattttgtttttgattatggAAGTCTATGTCCTGTTACAGTGTTACTGGGTGCAATTTTTTTGTGTTGGGCATCAGGTTGTCATATACTGGTATATAACTCATACACCATGTAcgattttataatttatgtccTCCCTCCCTTAGCAATGAAAAAGTTATGGTCAATGTTTAGGTGATCAGAAACTAGTATTTGAAACTAGTATTTGATTGTTATCATGTTTGATGCTCATCATGTTTGACTATTGAAATTCTGCCTCTGCACTAGTGTTTTAAAATAAGGATATTGGCATTTGGGGTTATGGCTTATAGTTCAATGTtttaaagtaagggtaaaattggaataaaaatgttataatttatTCCATTCCGTTCATTTCCCAAACGATGGAGTGGTAACTTTATTCCATTCCGCTAttgaatatccaaacaatggaacggAATTTGTGTTCCGTTCCGTTCCgctccactccattccattatattccATTCTGCTCCATTCCGTTctgtaccatcaatccaaacatagccttaagCATTGgtttaattgtttttgtttagAATAATCAACAATACTCGTGAACACAATATCTTAATTACTACTTGACGATAATTGTATACTTGCAATTTACGTATCAGAAAGTTTTGTCATAAATTTACGTATCTCCTCACCATGGAAGAGTACGCATGTGACACCAGTATCCTTTACATACCGACTGTATATTATTTTCCATTTCCCACCACCACCTATATTGTCAAACACTATTTTCCAATGTTCCAACCAAAAACAGCAAATAATACACAACCAAACCAACCACATCTCCCTCATGTTCACGTTCACGCTTCCTCTTTTTCGCtcaaatcattaattaattatcaacATATACTATCGCACTTCCTCTTTAACATTGCATCCACGCCAAAATATATTACTTATCAGTTTGTTTCATAAGTTTCTTAATTCAGATTCAAAAATAGTTCAACATGCAATTCATCTTCCAACTATATCATATACAATAATCAGTTCAAGTGGTATTAATTACTCGATAGTagcaagaagaagaaagagagcGAGGAAGACGGTGTCGGTGACGGCGTAAACGGAAAGTAGTGTCAGTTTCCGTTTCTGTTTATTTGTACGTGATTACGTGGCGCGAGAGACTCGTGATTGAAAATGCCTCATAGAGCAACTTACATTTTCCCGCGTCATTTTCCAGAGCGAGGATTGGATGAATCATCAAAAAAGCTATTAGATCACGATAAGGACAATATCGTCAATTCAATTAAATCTGGAAATGAAAGCGACACGCAAACCAAAAAGTCACTTTCGTTTTCTACTCCTCCAACAACTAAACACGACGACGTCGTTTTCTCCTCCGGGAAACATTCACATTCCTCCGGCGATAACAAACTCCGAATCAAGCAAAAGCAATTAACGGCTTTCTGTGATTGGTTTGTCGACAAAAAACGAAATCACTCCGGTCATCATACTCATCATCACTTCCGCCGCCGATCATCAATCTCCGACGATGATCACGACTTTAATCTTTCTCAGCCGGAGACAGTCGTTAAAGACACTGCAATTGATCGGAATTTCGATCGGCAGGTTTCGCTTCCGAGGTTATCAAGCGATAGTAGCTATGCAGGAAGTTTGTTTTCCAGTGACATTAAGGAGGAAGCGCCGTTGTCTCAAGTCTCCACCATTACCACCGCCACAGTTAGGAGGCAGAAAGAGGAGGAAGAAAACAAAGACGCATTGGTTAAGAAGTGTAAAGAAAGCTACATCTTGCAGCATACGTTAGCGAAGAGGTTGGCTTCTTTGGCAAGTCTCGTAACCGAACCATTTCTCACTCCTGGCGCTGAAACTTGGGATGCTGAATCTGTTTCTTATCGTCTTTGGGTACATAACAATCGCACCATAGTTTCATTTAACGATATTTCACTGGTGCACGATGACACTTTAATTCAATGGCTGTAGTTTGAAATTGTTGTTATAGTTGCGCCGTTGCTGCTATGCTGCTAACCTTTATATTGTGGTATAATTTGTATAATATCGCCGATGTAATCAAAATTACAATTTGATGTCATTGTGGCCGCTGCAGATAGCAATTTAAAATCATAGGGTGCAAATATTATTCCAATACTATTTATTTCattgaggagtgctagcaagaCTCTCTTTTCAACACTCACTATAATAATCTCTTATGGGTTGGAATCGATGTTGGTCTCTCACTTTGGAAATAGGTCCTGAATAAAGTGATGAGACCCACATGAGTTTCACTCAATTAGAGAGGAGTGTTAGAGAGAGTATTTGAAAAGGAGTATTCCTAGCATTCCTCTATTTGATTACATTGTTTTTGGATTATCAGGTGAGTGGGTGTTTGTCGTATACGGACAAGATAACTGATGGATTTTACAACATACTGGGGATGAATCCATATCTGTGGGTGATGTGCAATGATGAGGAGAAAGGCAAGCGGATACCTAATTTGATGGCACTTAAAGCCATTGAACCAGGCGAGACATCTATGGAGGTGGTGCTTGTCGATAGAGATGGAGATTCTCGTTTAAAGATGCTTCACGATAAAGCTCAGGAGTTGTATTGTTCTTATGGGAACACCTTGGTGTTTGTCGAACAACTAGGGAAACTTGTTGCCATACATATGGGGTATGTATGGTACTCTTCAATATAATCATCACATTTTTCCTTATTATTTAGTTGTTATTTTGAATGCATATATATTTGATATTGATTATTGAAGAGGTATATTCCTGATGGAGGAAGGAGATCTCCACAAACGCTGGAAGTTGGTTAGTAAGAGGTTGAGAAATTTTCACCAATGTGTTGTGCTTCCCATTGGTAGTCTATCTTCTGGGCTTTGTAGGCATCGAGCAATTCTCTTCAAggttaaatattatattaatgtgTTGATTTAGTTCTTGCTTTGTGGCGTGCGGTGTGTGTAGATAATTTATATGCTAGTAGCATATCaattatcaaacaaaaaatttctaCTTAATTAGTTGCACAATGATGGTACAACTACGCACAAAGAGGATTTGTCTGAGTTCATTTTGCACTGAGTTTTGATGATGCATCAATGTTTGTCGAAAATCTTGTTATGGATtaattattcactatttaattAGCTGGTTTTTTGAATGCAGAGATTGGCTGATTACATAGGTTTGCCTTGTCGCATAGCTCGTGGTTGCAAGTATTGTGCTGCAGATCATAGATCCTCTTGTCTAGTCAAGATTAGAGATGACAAGCAGCTTTTGAGGTCAAcaaaattttgttatatatgCGACTAATAACTTGtacttctaattttttattgaccTCATATTTTCAATTGTTCGGGTTATGGTTTGTTATTTAATAGGGAATACGTAGTCGACCTTGTTGGGGAACTAGGAAATGTACATGGTCCAGATTCCTCGATCAATGGAGCATATGCTTCTTCGATTCCTTCGCCGTtacaaatttctcattttatgGAATTACAATCACCCTATATGGATGATGAAGAAAGTTCTCAACCACTTATTTGTTTCGACCAAAGTTCTTTTAATCCTGAAACTCGTCCTTATTCAGGTATGTTGATCTTCAAATTTTCAGAAGTATTTCAATTTCAAGTGCAAAGGAAGAATCTGTGTAGCCATGGTTATATTCTTGGACCTTTAGGATATATCGTACTTAAACTTATTTGTAGTAGAGCCTAAATTCTTCCATGTATTTTCTTTTGTATCGATTGTGTTAAAGCCTAAAGTCTAAAAATATACCACATCAGTTAATTGTTCAAATGATGTTTGTAGGCACAACCCACTGTCGTATATCCTTAGCCAGGTGATTTATCTTTTTTCCCCTCACTGCAGAAGTGATCTTTCTTCCTTTGCACCTAGCTCTAGTCCAAAACCAACCTTTCTCAGTGAATATATTTGAAGTTGCTTAATGATTTTCGGTTTCCTTGTCAAGTTTGTGGAGCATGTTTGGATTtgaattttagattttaatcaTTTTGGAACAGGGTAGCTTATGCTCTCTTAGTTCTGTTTTAGTAAACCTTATAACTAGCAGAGAGGaattcttgttttatttttaaaaaaggaaaggAATTATCGTTTAAATCTGTTTTGGCCATTATTCAATGATTTGCAGGTTGTGGACAGAATGATCAACAAGTTATGGAAGCTGATTTGTTGAAAGGTCATCAGGGCTCCGTCTGTGCTTCAGTTGATCAAACCTGTGAAATAACCAAACCAAATCTAATTCCTTTTGGTTTAAAAGAGAATGACGAGGAATGTGCAGTTCTAGGTTCAATTTTGCCTACCATTCATGAGAATGTTGCTAAAGTTTTTCCTGCCACTGAATCATCATTACATGAATATCCAAGGTTTAGTGAAGATACAGTTATGGTACAAGAAACTTCCAACAATGAGATCATCGTAACTGGAGGTTCTGTGGTAAAAAGTATTGTCAAGCAATGTATACTTAGTTCGTCCTGCCAATCAGAATTCAAGCAGGTAGACAATATAATTGAAAACAAGGACTATTTACCTGATGGGAGTATTCCAAGATATGTGAATCTTGAACCATCGCTTGCAATGGACTGGCTTGAGATATCATGGGATGATTTACGGATTAAAGAGCGTGTTGGTGCTGGTACTTTTCTGCTTCTTGAATTCACACAACTTTGGTATAGCAAACTTGTTTCCTCATTAGATGACTCTAAATGCTCCTTTCCTTTTAACTATGCAGGCTCATTTGGGACTGTGCACCGTGCTGAATGGCATGGATCAGTAAGTGATAATATACACTTCTTTTTGTCATGCCAAATTTGTTCGTAG
This portion of the Trifolium pratense cultivar HEN17-A07 linkage group LG3, ARS_RC_1.1, whole genome shotgun sequence genome encodes:
- the LOC123914106 gene encoding serine/threonine-protein kinase CTR1-like; this translates as MPHRATYIFPRHFPERGLDESSKKLLDHDKDNIVNSIKSGNESDTQTKKSLSFSTPPTTKHDDVVFSSGKHSHSSGDNKLRIKQKQLTAFCDWFVDKKRNHSGHHTHHHFRRRSSISDDDHDFNLSQPETVVKDTAIDRNFDRQVSLPRLSSDSSYAGSLFSSDIKEEAPLSQVSTITTATVRRQKEEEENKDALVKKCKESYILQHTLAKRLASLASLVTEPFLTPGAETWDAESVSYRLWVSGCLSYTDKITDGFYNILGMNPYLWVMCNDEEKGKRIPNLMALKAIEPGETSMEVVLVDRDGDSRLKMLHDKAQELYCSYGNTLVFVEQLGKLVAIHMGGIFLMEEGDLHKRWKLVSKRLRNFHQCVVLPIGSLSSGLCRHRAILFKRLADYIGLPCRIARGCKYCAADHRSSCLVKIRDDKQLLREYVVDLVGELGNVHGPDSSINGAYASSIPSPLQISHFMELQSPYMDDEESSQPLICFDQSSFNPETRPYSGCGQNDQQVMEADLLKGHQGSVCASVDQTCEITKPNLIPFGLKENDEECAVLGSILPTIHENVAKVFPATESSLHEYPRFSEDTVMVQETSNNEIIVTGGSVVKSIVKQCILSSSCQSEFKQVDNIIENKDYLPDGSIPRYVNLEPSLAMDWLEISWDDLRIKERVGAGSFGTVHRAEWHGSDVAVKVLTVQDFHDDQLKEFLREVAIMKRVRHPNVVLFMGAVTTSPNLSIVTEYLPRGSLYRLIHRPSSGEILDSRRRLRMALDVAKGMNYLHCLKPPIVHWDLKSPNLLVDKNWTVKVCDFGLSRFKANTFIPSKSVAGTPEWMAPEFLRGEPSDEKSDIFSFGVILWELVTMQQPWSGLNPPQVVGAVAFQNRKLAIPPNISPALASLMESCWADDPAQRPSFGSIIESVKKLLKSPAEVIKMGDTHKP